In one Yarrowia lipolytica chromosome 1A, complete sequence genomic region, the following are encoded:
- a CDS encoding mitochondrial 37S ribosomal protein mS45 (Compare to YALI0A13541g, similar to Saccharomyces cerevisiae MRPS35 (YGR165W); ancestral locus Anc_5.166, some similarities with uniprot|P53292 Saccharomyces cerevisiae YGR165w) → MFNPVATGFPSRLGGVRFYRTRVAHHMRGKTRFPQKLIQGKTLLRLQYEDWFGKRNIKGDAISNKYFYPSQHHVPNYIRPREDAGNPNREDLTVAAPSREDPLVPFPDNPYTRTNTVIPESVREHIIKDVTVNSMSLEDVSVKYGIQLVRLRALLKLNQVRQTFKCDPKYKKDLSKFSSSIVEMLPRLRVNYTFKEEDDKREKRVYFNKEQGQQNLSEVPVPSATRGSRFMTLAESEPFGPVESAKLLDLAPAADVLEKLQHVVADHSEKAEIEFEKAKAKGQIFDVVKKSESKPDGVIFRFKKAQVGKVGHRYGAYRDDRKKDRRVVYDRLGNRHWAV, encoded by the exons atgtTCAACCCCGTTGCTACCGGCTTTCCCAGCCGACTGGGAGGCGTGCGGTTCTACCGGACGCGAGTGGCGCACCACATGCGAGGAAAAACTCGGTTCCCTCAGAAACTGATCCAGGGCAAGACTCTGCTCCGTCTGCAGTACGAGGACTGGTTCGGTAAGCGCAACATCAAGGGCGACGCCATCAGCAACAAGTACTTTTACCCATCTCAGCACCATGTGCCCAACTACATCCGGCCCCGAGAGGACGCCGGTAACCCCAACCGGGAGGACCTGACCGTGGCAGCGCCCTCTAGAGAGGATCCGCTGGTGCCCTTCCCCGACAACCCATACACCCGAACCAACACAGTGATCCCCGAGAGCGTGCGAGAACACATTATCAAGGATGTGACGGTCAACTccatgtctctggaggacgTTTCTGTCAAGTACGGCATTCAGCTCGTTCGATTGCGAGCTCTGTTGAAGCTCAACCAGGTTCGACAGACCTTCAAGTGTGAT CCCAAATACAAGAAAGATCTCAGCAagttctcgtcgtccatCGTGGAGATGCTGCCTCGTCTGAGAGTCAACTACAccttcaaggaggaggacgacaagcGGGAGAAGCGGGTctacttcaacaaggagcagggCCAGCAGAACTTGTCCGAAGTGCCGGTGCCCTCGGCCACCCGAGGCTCGCGGTTCATGACTCTGGCCGAGTCCGAGCCCTTTGGTCCTGTGGAGTCcgccaagctgctggatctggctcCTGCCGCCGAcgtgctggagaagcttcAGCACGTGGTGGCCGACCATTCTGAAAAGGCGGAGATTGAGTtcgagaaggccaaggccaagggcCAGATTTTCGACGTGGTCAAGAAGTCCGAGTCCAAGCCCGACGGAGTCATTTTCCGATTCAAGAAGGCTCAGGTCGGCAAGGTGGGCCACCGATACGGCGCCTACAGAGACGACCGAAAGAAGGACAGACGGGTGGTGTACGACCGACTGGGCAACCGTCACTGGGCCGTTTAA
- a CDS encoding uncharacterized protein (Compare to YALI0A13563g, weakly similar to CA1840|CaIFP3 Candida albicans unknown function) — protein MVNLLEISTGLLAAAGLAKRADNSSSHHIEVPNLGNDALLEWGFTEAQKIFNTSASNCTKCQQGINLGKYITLKAPTVTPNLLVKLCNFYKWQDDCDTWQGTDITKGNPGKHLSQVFTLMDAFGLDGQNLCYWHADNTCDAAPVPAPDLSSWWPEKPTNPPKIESSYNETFNVVHLSDFHLDLRYLPGQEAWCDAYMCCTVESKNKKAIRAGLNHTVQPAQKLGSYHCDAPDTLVEDSMKSVGALAHARDFEFGIFTGDMVSHDLQDWLSFAHTYQSEEEVYYLMKKYLGDIPMYPTFGNHDSYPYSQLAQNSSGFAGDFSWNAELSAKLWKDFGWINETTEAQAEHTYGSFAVTTKRGLRVISIDSNFWYGDNYYNFWNISQPDLSGTFKWLVGELLQCERQGQKAWIMAHVPSQEMAAVPWTTEVFRQVIRRFSPHVIAANFFGHTHADQFNVFYEENNKWTEDSAISVGWITQSVTPIDTYNPAWRYYEVDTKTFEIMNSKNYYSPLNETYEYNINKYKNETLGNFTYKVYEPQTPKQMTWIWEYSARDAYDPNNTWPDNAPLNATFWHRAAKGIIENPAQNQLYYDHYYRKSPYTQKGCGKQCLQETYCSFVGGSQGERSDCLKLETLPTL, from the coding sequence AtggtcaatctccttgaaaTCTCCACGGGACTGCTGGCTGCCGCCGGGCTGGCCAAGCGAGCCGACAACTCGTCGTCTCACCACATTGAGGTACCCAACCTTGGCAACGACGCTCTGCTGGAGTGGGGCTTCACCGAAGCCCAGAAAATCTTCAATACCTCGGCCTCCAACTGCACAAAGTGCCAGCAGGGCATCAATCTCGGCAAGTACATCACTCTCAAGGCCCCCACCGTGACCCCTAACTTGCTGGTCAAGCTGTGCAACTTCTACAAGTGGCAGGACGACTGCGACACCTGGCAGGGAAccgacatcaccaagggcAACCCCGGCAAGCACCTGTCGCAGGTCTTCACTCTGATGGACGCCTTTGGCCTGGACGGCCAGAACCTGTGCTACTGGCACGCCGACAACACCTGCGACGCCGCTCCTGTTCCCGCACCCGATCTCTCGTCATGGTGGCCCGAGAAGCCCACAAACCCTCCCAAGATCGAGTCCTCCTACAACGAGACCTTCAACGTGGTCCACCTGTCCGACTTCCATCTCGATCTGCGATATCTCCCCGGCCAGGAGGCCTGGTGCGACGCCTACATGTGCTGCACCGTGGAgtccaagaacaagaaggccatcaGAGCTGGTCTCAACCACACTGTTCAGCCCGCCCAGAAACTCGGATCGTACCACTGCGACGCCCCCGATACTCTGGTCGAAGACTCCATGAAGTCTGTGGGCGCTCTGGCCCACGCCCGAGACTTTGAATTTGGCATCTTCACCGGCGACATGGTCTCTCACGATCTCCAGGACTGGCTGTCGTTTGCACACACCTACCagtccgaggaggaggtgtaCTATCTCATGAAGAAGTACCTTGGCGACATTCCCATGTATCCCACCTTTGGCAACCACGACTCTTACCCGTACTCTCAGCTGGCCCAGAACTCGTCCGGTTTTGCCGGGGACTTTTCCTGGAACGCCGAGCTGTCCGCCAAGCTATGGAAGGACTTTGGCTGGATCAACGAGACCACCGAGGCCCAGGCCGAGCACACTTACGGCTCTTTTGCTGTCACCACCAAGCGAGGTCTGCGGGTAATCTCCATCGACTCCAACTTTTGGTACGGCGATAACTACTACAACTTCTGGAACATTTCCCAGCCCGATCTGTCCGGCACCTTCAAGTGGCTGGTCGGCGAGCTTCTGCAGTGCGAGCGACAGGGCCAAAAGGCGTGGATCATGGCCCATGTGCCTTCCCAGGAAATGGCTGCGGTTCCGTGGACCACCGAGGTCTTCCGACAGGTGATCCGACGGTTCTCCCCCCACGTGATTGCCGCCAACTTCTTCGGACACACCCATGCCGACCAGTTCAACGTCTTCTACGAGGAAAACAACAAGTGGACCGAGGACTCGGCCATCTCCGTGGGCTGGATCACCCAGTCCGTGACCCCCATCGACACGTACAACCCCGCGTGGAGATACTACGAGGTGGACACCAAGACGTTCGAGATCATGAACTCCAAGAACTACTACTCGCCCCTCAACGAAACGTACGAGTATaacatcaacaagtacaagaacgagACCCTCGGTAACTTCACTTACAAGGTGTACGAGCCCCAGACCCCCAAGCAGATGACCTGGATCTGGGAATACTCGGCCCGTGACGCCTATGACCCCAATAACACCTGGCCCGATAACGCCCCTCTCAATGCCACCTTCTGGCACCGAGCCGCCAAGGGTATCATTGAGAATCCTGCCCAGAACCAGCTCTATTACGACCATTACTACCGAAAGTCACCCTACACCCAGAAGGGCTGTGGTAAGCAGTGTCTTCAGGAGACATATTGTTCGTTTGTTGGTGGGTCTCAGGGTGAGAGATCCGACTGTCTCAAGCTCGAAACTCTTCCTACTTTGTAG
- a CDS encoding uncharacterized protein (Compare to YALI0A13519g, similar to Saccharomyces cerevisiae SKI2 (YLR398C); ancestral locus Anc_4.261, similar to uniprot|P35207 Saccharomyces cerevisiae YLR398c SKI2 antiviral protein and putative helicase), giving the protein MSDTIGDILNTLRGKTATIMASADSDFEYDPNRSSEWSSTPPTHQQTQDELTHTFLTPKPELSRGWLKYINEDFHVDKLVEFAPALYGLPEATVRTDVQFDRLGIDGHITGYKECTVSGGDLNNKNSMSVNRAAGSKLDFVRGRSGFMPFAPGGVDLAEKQEQGQLLHRDSHGLFDVAPGFERGLDIVGSVAEADSELGALAKDERDEESTTGAQGADSGLVGELSEQVSNLDLAGDGDKHSIDDLLPNDITFGRAQTSFNTTQKTKDWAHVVNVNKEITNFHELVPQMAREFPFELDTFQKEAVYHLEQGDSVFVAAHTSAGKTVIAEYAIAMAQRNMTKAIYTSPIKALSNQKFRDFKHTFDDVGILTGDVQINPEASSLIMTTEILRSMLYRGADLIRDVEFVIFDEVHYVNDADRGVVWEEVIIMLPEHVKFILLSATVPNTFEFANWVGRTKQKDIYVISTPKRPVPLVNYLWCKNQMIEVVDEKKRFLIGGYNKAKEIMSGNSNTAAAGRGGAAGGAGRGGAAGRGGAAGRGGNNARGGRGGRGGARGGSSQITPKQQKSATMPSKSDFVQMVNKLHTLNLHPMCVFVFSRKMCEQFAGYLQGLDFCNQKEKSEIHMFFDKAVTRLSQDDRNLPQILQMREYLSRGIAVHHAGLLPIVKEVVEILFARSLVRVLFATETFAMGLNLPTRTVVFAGTRKHDGTTFRTLLPGEYTQMAGRAGRRGLDKTGTVIIMVPGEVAPLDQLKEMMLGQPTRLKSQFRLTYNMILNLLRIEALKVEEMIKRSFSENANQLLLPEHEASVKSNETLLSKLEKVPYPDCDPYMADVLRIGLAARECQKYIMTQGPKIANMRDIFKVGRVVIFDLADGSSRRIGFISRPVIGESASILAFPCAGSSTTLPLFPQQPGYCRLILQPLIPSSGKLEMYAVKIPDLVFITKYIINNVRDVARYDKQAVDDAFQNINKICRRSGGVAECSWDRLKELELQQKCQEKIHLEIEFSQIPCVKNLPANFLKSFKQEYEEYEIRKKISDLRQTLSDQNLELLPDYEQRVQVLKDLNYVDDKNIVLLKGRVACEINSGFELFISELVLDNFLGDYEPEEIVALLSAFVYEGSKDVEEPITVTPRLDKGRERIKQLVGHVTDVLEHRQVIMTSDEQQFLERGRFGLIEVVYEWARGMTFEAISELTSVQEGIIVRVISRLDEVCREVRNAARIIGDATLQDKMETAQERIKRDIIFCASLYL; this is encoded by the coding sequence ATGAGCGATACGATTGGCGACATTCTGAACACGTTGCGGGGAAAGACCGCAACCATCATGGCCTCGGCCGACTCAGATTTCGAATACGATCCGAATCGGTCCAGTGAGTGGTCGTCTACGCCCCCCACCCACCAACAGACTCAGGACGAGCTGACGCACACCTTTCTGACGCCCAAGCCGGAGCTGTCACGGGGCTGGCTCAAGTACATCAATGAGGATTTCCACGtggacaagctggtggagtttgCGCCCGCGCTGTACGGTCTTCCTGAGGCCACAGTGCGTACAGATGTGCAGTTTGATCGTCTGGGCATTGATGGTCACATTACGGGCTACAAAGAGTGCACGGTGAGCGGCGGCGatctcaacaacaaaaatAGTATGTCTGTGAACCGTGCGGCCGGTTCCAAGCTCGATTTTGTGCGGGGACGGTCTGGTTTCATGCCGTTTGCGCCCGGCGGAGTGGATCTGGCCGAGAAGCAGGAACAGGGCCAATTGTTACACAGAGACAGCCACGGACTATTTGATGTGGCGCCTGGGTTTGAGCGAGGACTTGATATTGTTGGATCTGTGGCTGAAGCCGATTCTGAGCTGGGAGCACttgccaaggacgagcGGGACGAGGAAAGCACCACTGGTGCCCAGGGAGCCGATTCGGGCTTGGTTGGCGAGCTCAGCGAGCAGGTGAGCAACCTCGATCTGGCTGGAGATGGCGACAAGCACTCGATCGACGATTTGCTCCCCAACGATATCACTTTTGGGCGAGCTCAAACTTCTTTCAACACCACTCAAAAGACCAAGGACTGGGCCCATGTGGTCAATGTGAACAAGGAGATCACCAACTTCCATGAACTCGTTCCTCAAATGGCTCGAGAGTTCCCCTTTGAGCTCGATACGTTCCAGAAGGAGGCGGTTTACCATCTCGAGCAGGGCGACTCTGTGTTCGTGGCTGCCCATACGTCTGCCGGTAAGACCGTTATCGCCGAGTACGCCATTGCCATGGCTCAGCGCAACATGACCAAGGCCATCTATACGTCTCCCATCAAGGCTCTTTCCAACCAAAAGTTCCGAGACTTCAAGCACACCTTTGACGACGTTGGTATTCTGACCGGAGATGTCCAGATCAACCCCgaggcttcttctttgaTTATGACGACGGAGATTCTGCGATCCATGCTCTACAGAGGTGCCGATCTCATTCGAGATGTCGAATTCGTCATTTTCGATGAGGTTCATTACGTCAACGACGCAGATCGAGGAGTTGTGTGGGAAGAGGTCATTATCATGCTTCCTGAGCACGTCAAGTTCATTCTGCTGTCTGCCACTGTCCCCAACACGTTCGAGTTTGCCAACTGGGTCGGTCGAACCAAGCAAAAGGATATTTACGTGATCAGCACTCCCAAGCGACCGGTTCCTCTGGTCAATTATTTGTGGTGCAAGAACCAGATGATTGAGGTcgtggacgagaagaagcggTTTTTGATTGGAGGATacaacaaggccaaggagattaTGAGCGGCAACAGCAACACTGCTGCAGCAGGTCGAGGTGGtgcagcaggaggagccggaagaggaggagccgcaggccgaggaggagctgcaggccgaggaggaaacaATGCGCGGggaggccgaggtggcCGTGGAGGAGCGCGAGGAGGAAGCAGTCAGATCACCCCCAAACAACAAAAGTCGGCGACTATGCCTTCCAAGTCCGACTTTGTCCAAATGGTCAACAAGCTGCATACACTCAATCTCCATCCCATGTGTGTTTTCGTCTTCTCTCGAAAAATGTGCGAGCAGTTTGCTGGGTATCTTCAGGGCCTGGACTTTTGCAACCAGAAGGAAAAGTCTGAGATTCACATGTTCTTTGACAAGGCTGTGACTCGGCTCTCGCAGGACGACAGAAATCTGCCTCAAATTCTGCAGATGCGGGAGTATTTGTCGCGAGGTATTGCTGTGCATCATGCTGGCCTTCTTCCCATTGTGAAGGAGGTCGTTGAGATTTTATTTGCTCGATCGCTGGTTCGAGTTCTGTTTGCGACGGAGACGTTTGCCATGGGTCTTAACCTGCCCACTCGAACTGTTGTGTTTGCCGGCACTCGAAAGCACGACGGAACCACCTTCCGAACACTTCTTCCTGGAGAGTACACTCAGATGGCTGGTCGTGCTGGTCGACGAGGTCTCGATAAGACTGGAACCGTCATTATCATGGTTCCCGGCGAGGTTGCTCCTCTGGACCAActcaaggagatgatgtTGGGCCAGCCTACACGTCTCAAGTCGCAGTTCCGACTTACATACAACATGATTCTGAACTTGCTGCGAATCGAGGCTTTGAAGGTCGAGGAGATGATCAAGCGGTCTTTCTCCGAGAACGCTAaccagctgcttcttccCGAGCACGAAGCCTCGGTCAAGTCCAATGAGACGCTCTTGTCCAAGCTTGAAAAGGTGCCTTATCCCGACTGTGATCCGTATATGGCAGATGTGTTGCGAATCGGTCTCGCTGCTCGGGAGTGTCAAAAGTACATCATGACGCAGGGTCCCAAGATTGCCAACATGCGGGATATTTTCAAGGTTGGTAGAGTCGTTATTTTCGATCTTGCCGATGGGTCCAGTCGTCGAATCGGATTCATCTCTCGTCCTGTGATTGGCGAGTCTGCTTCAATCCTCGCCTTCCCCTGTGCTGGCTCTTCCACTACTCTTCCTCTTTTCCCCCAGCAGCCTGGTTACTGTCGACTCATTTTGCAGCCTCTGATCCCCTCGTCTGGAAAGTTGGAGATGTATGCTGTCAAGATCCCTGATCTGGTGTTTATTACCAAGTACATCATTAACAACGTGCGTGATGTTGCTCGGTACGACAAGCAGGCTGTCGACGATGCGTTCcagaacatcaacaagatctGCCGACGGTCTGGAGGTGTGGCCGAGTGTTCTTGGGACCGGCTGAAGGAACTGGAGTTGCAGCAAAAGTGCCAGGAGAAGATTCATCTAGAGATTGAGTTCTCGCAAATCCCCTGCGTCAAAAACCTGCCCGCCAACTTCCTCAAATCGTTCAAGCAGGAGTACGAGGAGTACGAGATCCGCAAGAAGATTTCCGATCTGCGACAGACTCTGAGTGACCAGAacctggagctgcttcCTGACTACGAGCAGCGAGTCcaggtgctcaaggacctcAACTACGttgacgacaagaacattgTGCTTCTCAAGGGCCGAGTGGCATGTGAAATCAACTCTGGTTTTGAGCTGTTCATTTCCGAGCTTGTTCTCGACAACTTTTTGGGCGATTACGAGCCCGAAGAGATTGTCGCCTTGTTGTCTGCCTTTGTTTACGAAGGATCCAAggatgtggaggagcccaTCACAGTGACTCCTCGTCTAGACAAGGGTCGAGAACGAatcaagcagctggtggGCCACGTGACAGACGTGCTGGAGCACCGACAGGTGATTATGACGTCTGATGAGCAGCAGTTTTTGGAACGCGGTCGCTTCGGACTCATTGAGGTTGTCTACGAGTGGGCTCGGGGCATGACTTTTGAGGCCATTTCCGAACTTACCAGTGTCCAGGAGGGAATCATTGTGCGGGTCATTTCTCGGCTGGATGAGGTGTGTCGAGAGGTGCGGAATGCCGCCCGAATTATTGGAGACGCTACTCTTCAGGACAAGATGGAGACTGCCCAGGAGCGAATCAAGCGAGACATTATTTTCTGTGCTTCTTTGTATCTTTAA